The Orcinus orca chromosome 4, mOrcOrc1.1, whole genome shotgun sequence genome includes a region encoding these proteins:
- the ARSJ gene encoding arylsulfatase J isoform X2, protein MRKLRIRGDKYCPKPRRYQIHTGLQHSIIRPTQPNCLPLDNATLPQKLKEVGYSTHMVGKWHLGFYRKECMPTKRGFDTFFGSLLGSGDYYTHYKCDSPGMCGYDLYENDNAAWDYDNGIYSTQMYTQRVQQILASRDPRKPLFLYIAYQAVHSPLQAPGRYFEHYRSIININRRRYAAMLSCLDEAINNVTLALKTYGFYNNSIIIYSSDNGGQPTAGGSNWPLRGSKGTYWEGGIRAVGFVHSPLLKNKGTVCKELVHITDWYPTLISLAEGQIDEDIQLDGYDIWETISEGLRSPRIDILHNIDPIYTKAKNGSWAAGYGIWNTAIQSAIRVQHWKLLTGNPGYSDWVPPQSFSNLGPNRWHNERITLSTGKSVWLFNITADPYERVDLSNRYPGVVKQLLRRLSQFNKTAVPVRYPPKDPRSNPRLNGGVWGPWYKEENKKQKLRKNKTEKKQKKSKTKKKQQKVGSFTNCRLGVPRG, encoded by the exons atgaggaagctgaggatcAGAGGGGATAAGtactgcccaaa gcctaggag GTATCAGATACATACCGGACTTCAACATTCTATCATAAGACCTACACAGCCCAACTGCTTACCTCTGGACAATGCAACCCTACCTCAGAAGCTGAAAGAGGTTGGATATTCAACACATATGGTTGGAAAATGGCATTTGGGTTTTTATAGAAAAGAATGTATGCCCACCAAGAGAGGATTTGATACCTTTTTTGGTTCCCTCTTGGGAAGTGGCGATTACTATACACACTACAAATGTGACAGTCCCGGGATGTGTGGCTATGACTTGTACGAAAATGACAATGCTGCCTGGGACTACGACAATGGCATATACTCCACACAGATGTACACTCAGAGAGTGCAGCAAATCTTAGCTTCTCGTGACCCCAGAAAgcctctatttttatatattgcctACCAAGCTGTGCACTCTCCACTGCAAGCCCCTGGCAGGTATTTTGAACACTACAGGTCCATTATCAACATAAATAGGCGCAGGTATGCTGCCATGCTTTCCTGCTTAGACGAAGCAATCAACAATGTGACCCTGGCTCTAAAGACATATGGTTTCTATAACAACAGCATTATCATATACTCTTCAGATAACGGCGGCCAGCCCACAGCAGGAGGAAGTAACTGGCCCCTCAGAGGTAGCAAAGGAACCTACTGGGAAGGGGGGATCCGGGCTGTTGGCTTCGTGCACAGTCCACTTCTGAAAAACAAGGGAACGGTGTGTAAGGAGCTTGTGCACATCACTGACTGGTACCCCACTCTGATTTCACTGGCTGAAGGACAAATTGATGAGGACATTCAACTGGATGGCTATGACATCTGGGAGACCATAAGTGAAGGCCTTCGTTCTCCCCGAATAGATATTTTGCACAACATCGACCCCATTTATACCAAGGCAAAAAATGGCTCCTGGGCGGCAGGCTATGGGATCTGGAACACTGCCATCCAGTCGGCCATCAGAGTGCAGCACTGGAAACTGCTCACAGGGAACCCCGGGTACAGTGACTGGGTGCCACCTCAGTCGTTCAGCAACCTAGGGCCGAACCGGTGGCACAACGAACGGATTACGTTGTCAACTGGCAAAAGTGTATGGCTGTTCAACATCACAGCCGACCCCTACGAGAGAGTGGACCTTTCTAACAGGTATCCCGGAGTTGTGAAGCAGCTCCTCCGGAGGCTCTCACAGTTCAACAAGACCGCGGTGCCTGTCAGATACCCCCCCAAAGACCCCAGAAGTAACCCTCGGCTCAATGGAGGAGTCTGGGGACCATGgtataaagaggaaaacaagaagCAGAAGTTACGCAAAAATAAGACtgagaagaagcagaagaaaagtaagacaaagaagaaacagcAGAAAGTGGGTTCGTTTACAAATTGCCGATTGGGTGTTCCTCGTGGATAG